The uncultured Desulfuromonas sp. genome has a segment encoding these proteins:
- a CDS encoding EAL domain-containing protein, translated as MFCVTSLTKAYLVSFLLLAMWAFFAYLAMHNQIVSQKHYAELINISGKQRMLSQRTALVAELSLVSNSQKSFQELSLLKEQMERDHSFLVNNIPSDMLEDVYFSKPVQLDLAARNFFEVLDQFIDHEPGITAEDIVRHASSLLPTLDGAVKQYQKESEQKTASMMRVEGYILFGTLLTLILEAVFILKPTLRRANLNLYQMKEMVDSQTKQLRIYEKIFCHANDGIMITDPKNKIIEVNPAFSRITGYSDKEVLGRDPSVLKSAEQEPVFYEGFWDDLLNKGEWSGTFVNLRKNGEKYYQDSYAFLLRDEQGEIEHHIGVLNDITKLVEGKKRLEFMALHDALTGLPNRTYLKTQVEHAIEHSKRHGSMVALVMLDLDNFKMINDTFSHRIGDQLLKSVGNAFADVLRKTDVVSRIGGDEFILLVDDLKEEADLTAILKKIQSVLARPIHVEGKELHVNASMGIAVFPDDAADYDTLMKYADTAMYHAKNSGKNKFVFFTDELNKFVEEQLCIEQGLKKAIKNNELYLMLQPVVYLDSGKLKGFEALLRWENEALGLVPPDIFIPVAERCGQIHDIDKWVLIQAKKMIESGSVGNYSIAVNLSAKCFLQKGFHRQVARLFKRSAAQKQIILELTETAIMDNVEYTASALKLLRARGVRVAVDDFGTGFSSLYQLKHLPIDFIKIDKTFVQDMLNNEKDRVIVDSVLFMAERLNVEVVAEGIETLEQLEYLAKNSSCQFGQGYYFSKPQKMADILSKITEDGFIS; from the coding sequence ATGTTCTGTGTAACATCCCTGACAAAAGCCTATCTTGTCTCCTTCCTCCTCCTTGCCATGTGGGCTTTTTTTGCCTATCTGGCAATGCACAATCAGATTGTCTCTCAAAAACATTACGCCGAGTTGATCAATATTAGCGGTAAGCAGCGAATGCTTTCACAGCGAACGGCCCTGGTTGCCGAATTGTCGTTAGTTTCAAATTCTCAGAAGAGTTTCCAGGAATTGTCCTTGCTCAAAGAGCAGATGGAGCGAGATCATTCTTTTCTCGTTAACAATATTCCTTCTGACATGCTGGAGGATGTTTATTTCTCAAAACCTGTTCAACTGGATCTTGCTGCTAGAAATTTTTTTGAGGTTTTAGATCAATTTATCGATCACGAGCCTGGAATTACCGCAGAGGATATTGTCCGACATGCATCTAGTCTTCTGCCGACTCTTGATGGTGCTGTGAAACAGTATCAAAAAGAAAGCGAGCAGAAGACGGCCAGCATGATGAGGGTTGAGGGGTATATCCTCTTTGGAACGCTGTTAACGCTTATTCTGGAGGCAGTTTTTATTCTCAAACCGACCTTGAGAAGAGCGAATCTGAATTTATATCAGATGAAAGAGATGGTGGATTCCCAGACAAAGCAATTACGCATTTATGAAAAAATATTCTGTCACGCCAATGATGGAATCATGATTACCGATCCTAAAAATAAGATCATCGAGGTTAATCCGGCATTCTCAAGAATTACTGGCTATTCAGATAAAGAAGTGCTTGGTCGGGATCCGTCCGTTCTCAAATCTGCAGAACAGGAACCTGTGTTTTATGAAGGATTCTGGGATGATTTGCTGAACAAGGGGGAGTGGAGTGGAACGTTTGTCAATCTCAGGAAAAATGGAGAAAAATACTATCAGGACAGCTATGCCTTTTTGTTACGGGATGAACAAGGCGAAATTGAACATCATATCGGTGTACTGAATGATATCACGAAACTTGTCGAAGGAAAAAAACGTCTTGAATTTATGGCTCTCCATGATGCGCTCACTGGCCTCCCCAATCGAACCTATCTGAAAACTCAGGTTGAACATGCCATCGAACACAGCAAAAGGCATGGCAGCATGGTTGCTCTGGTCATGCTTGACCTTGATAACTTTAAAATGATCAATGATACCTTTAGCCATCGTATCGGCGATCAATTGTTGAAATCTGTTGGGAATGCTTTTGCGGATGTTCTACGCAAAACAGATGTTGTTTCCCGTATCGGTGGCGATGAATTCATTCTTCTTGTTGATGATTTGAAGGAAGAAGCGGATCTGACTGCAATCTTGAAGAAGATCCAATCTGTGCTGGCCCGGCCGATTCACGTTGAAGGGAAGGAATTACATGTGAATGCGAGCATGGGAATTGCTGTTTTTCCCGATGATGCGGCAGATTACGACACCCTGATGAAATATGCCGACACAGCGATGTACCATGCGAAGAACTCAGGTAAAAATAAATTTGTCTTTTTTACAGATGAACTCAATAAATTTGTTGAAGAACAGCTCTGCATTGAACAAGGTCTGAAAAAAGCAATAAAAAACAATGAGCTCTATTTGATGTTGCAACCGGTGGTCTATCTTGATAGCGGAAAACTAAAAGGCTTTGAGGCTTTGCTGCGTTGGGAGAATGAGGCGTTGGGCCTTGTGCCGCCAGACATTTTTATTCCTGTAGCCGAGCGCTGCGGGCAGATTCATGACATCGACAAATGGGTGCTGATACAGGCAAAAAAGATGATCGAGTCCGGATCTGTTGGCAACTATAGTATTGCAGTTAATCTTTCAGCAAAATGTTTTTTGCAAAAAGGGTTTCACCGCCAGGTCGCACGCTTGTTCAAGCGCAGCGCGGCGCAAAAGCAAATTATTCTCGAACTCACTGAAACGGCTATCATGGATAACGTTGAATATACCGCTTCAGCTTTGAAGTTGTTAAGAGCGCGAGGAGTTCGAGTTGCTGTTGATGATTTTGGTACAGGGTTTTCGTCTCTTTACCAACTGAAACACCTGCCCATTGATTTTATAAAAATTGATAAAACGTTTGTCCAGGATATGCTCAACAACGAAAAAGATCGTGTCATTGTCGATAGTGTCCTTTTTATGGCTGAGCGCCTTAATGTTGAGGTCGTTGCGGAAGGAATTGAAACCTTAGAGCAGTTGGAATATCTGGCAAAAAATTCAAGTTGTCAGTTTGGCCAAGGTTATTACTTCTCAAAACCACAAAAAATGGCAGATATTTTATCGAAAATTACGGAAGATGGATTTATAAGCTAG
- a CDS encoding methyl-accepting chemotaxis protein: MAEKVKDTQTHSFVGIRTILLGLVGLAVLTAIGISSMSMYFLATQKKDAPVINIAGRQRMLSQKMSKEVLMVAASSNASVAKEQLEATKSLFDRSLKALIDGDSDMGLPATSEGPIHEQLLVVKSIWEQFSPKIQQILTHTTDTVEFQNALKHILSENIALLTEMNKAVQMFEANAREKVQTLEMILFSGIALAVLVFVVCAIVLNGLILRPVRQLIIMIKALERGDLTQRLKMKRCDEIGEMAKTMDGFADNLEHEILSAFEHLAQGDFTFQAQGLIREPLAKANTALNDSMGQVQLAAEQIAAGSEQISETSQTLSQAATEQASSLEQITSSMADMGSRTKQNADNAVQVNQLAEQARDVAGHGNSQMQDMVAAMAEINESAQDISRIIKVIDEIAFQTNLLALNAAVEAARAGQHGKGFAVVAEEVRNLAARSAKAASETAALIDGAVSKAGNGTQIAQSTADALTDIVQSITKVTDLVGEITASSDEQSQGIAQIHIGLEEIDKVTQQNTSNAVQSAATGEQLASQSAQMREMLAGFKLQNGLCPKLLSRQ, translated from the coding sequence ATGGCTGAAAAAGTGAAAGATACTCAAACGCATTCATTTGTAGGGATTCGTACAATTTTATTGGGGCTGGTTGGTCTTGCTGTTTTAACGGCAATTGGAATAAGCAGTATGTCGATGTATTTTTTGGCCACCCAAAAAAAGGATGCTCCGGTAATTAACATTGCCGGCCGTCAGCGGATGCTTAGCCAGAAGATGAGTAAAGAAGTGCTCATGGTTGCGGCATCTTCAAATGCATCAGTCGCAAAGGAGCAACTTGAGGCCACCAAGAGTTTGTTTGATCGCTCTCTCAAGGCATTGATTGATGGAGACTCTGACATGGGATTGCCAGCGACGTCAGAAGGTCCGATTCATGAGCAACTTTTGGTGGTTAAATCAATATGGGAACAATTTTCCCCGAAAATCCAGCAGATATTGACCCACACCACTGATACCGTTGAGTTCCAAAATGCACTAAAGCACATATTATCGGAGAATATTGCTCTGCTTACTGAGATGAACAAGGCGGTGCAAATGTTTGAGGCAAATGCCCGTGAAAAGGTACAGACCCTGGAAATGATTCTCTTTAGCGGAATCGCTTTGGCTGTTCTTGTCTTTGTGGTCTGTGCAATTGTCCTCAATGGCCTGATCTTACGTCCGGTAAGGCAGTTGATAATCATGATTAAGGCCTTGGAACGCGGGGATTTAACTCAGCGGCTGAAAATGAAGCGCTGTGACGAAATTGGTGAGATGGCGAAAACCATGGATGGCTTTGCCGATAATCTTGAGCATGAAATCCTCAGTGCCTTCGAACATCTGGCTCAAGGTGATTTTACCTTCCAGGCCCAGGGCTTGATTCGTGAACCGCTGGCTAAAGCAAATACCGCTCTTAACGATAGTATGGGACAGGTTCAGTTAGCAGCCGAGCAAATCGCTGCCGGATCAGAGCAGATTTCCGAAACCAGTCAGACCTTGTCGCAGGCTGCAACTGAGCAAGCCAGTTCCCTTGAACAGATCACCAGTTCAATGGCTGATATGGGCTCACGGACCAAGCAAAATGCCGACAATGCCGTACAGGTGAACCAGTTAGCGGAACAGGCTCGTGACGTGGCGGGGCACGGGAACAGTCAAATGCAGGATATGGTTGCGGCGATGGCCGAAATTAACGAATCGGCTCAAGATATTTCCCGAATCATCAAGGTGATTGATGAGATTGCATTCCAGACAAATTTGCTGGCCTTGAATGCAGCGGTGGAAGCAGCACGTGCAGGTCAACATGGAAAAGGTTTTGCCGTAGTGGCGGAAGAAGTCCGTAATCTTGCTGCACGAAGCGCTAAGGCTGCCAGCGAAACGGCCGCTCTGATTGATGGCGCCGTCAGCAAGGCCGGGAATGGCACTCAGATTGCTCAAAGCACTGCTGATGCATTGACCGATATTGTTCAGAGTATCACCAAGGTGACGGATTTAGTCGGAGAGATTACAGCTTCATCCGATGAGCAATCCCAAGGAATCGCCCAGATTCATATCGGTTTGGAAGAGATTGACAAGGTGACTCAGCAGAACACCAGCAACGCTGTCCAAAGCGCTGCTACTGGAGAGCAACTTGCTTCCCAATCAGCCCAGATGAGAGAAATGCTGGCCGGTTTTAAATTGCAGAATGGGCTTTGTCCAAAGCTCCTGTCTAGACAATGA
- the pgsA gene encoding CDP-diacylglycerol--glycerol-3-phosphate 3-phosphatidyltransferase, with translation MKLPTSSLNLPNMLTLGRIACVPVVMLLLLSDSRAMGFWAAVVFSVASITDWLDGYLARKWQLVTVMGKFLDPLADKLIVMAALIMMIPLDRVPAWAVFLIIAREVTVTGLRSIASSEGIVIAASNLGKYKTIFQMVAIIALMLHYDYYWFFGVQWEIFHVDMQFVGSFFFYVSFIMAMWSGGDYLYKFYNVLTGTQD, from the coding sequence ATGAAACTTCCCACATCCTCACTGAATCTGCCTAATATGCTGACACTGGGCCGCATTGCCTGTGTCCCTGTTGTTATGTTGTTATTGTTATCCGATTCCCGTGCCATGGGATTCTGGGCCGCTGTGGTGTTCTCTGTTGCCTCAATCACCGATTGGCTGGATGGTTATCTGGCGCGTAAGTGGCAACTGGTCACCGTGATGGGCAAGTTTCTTGATCCGTTGGCGGATAAATTGATCGTAATGGCCGCTTTGATCATGATGATCCCCCTCGACCGGGTGCCGGCCTGGGCGGTGTTCTTGATTATTGCCCGCGAAGTGACCGTGACCGGACTGCGTTCCATCGCGTCCTCCGAAGGCATCGTCATCGCGGCCAGCAACCTCGGCAAATATAAGACGATTTTCCAGATGGTGGCGATCATTGCCTTGATGCTGCATTATGATTATTACTGGTTCTTCGGCGTTCAGTGGGAGATCTTCCATGTCGACATGCAGTTCGTCGGCAGCTTTTTCTTCTATGTCTCCTTTATCATGGCCATGTGGTCCGGTGGCGATTACCTGTACAAGTTTTACAATGTCCTGACCGGCACGCAGGACTGA
- a CDS encoding lytic transglycosylase domain-containing protein translates to MNVRYHIVVGILLCLWGTVASGHAAIYKYVDAAGRIHFSNVPVKSHYTFYAHEASDKDLSSRSVADLIKRYAVLNHLDVNLVRAVVRAESNYDIHAVSSKGAMGLMQLHPETAKDLKLSNPFDPLQNISGGTRYLRQMLDRFKGNLDLALAAYNAGPSTVERYGGIPPYQETQNYVEKVKQFQKLYRRSDT, encoded by the coding sequence ATGAATGTACGCTATCACATTGTTGTTGGGATCCTGTTATGTCTGTGGGGAACTGTCGCCTCCGGCCATGCCGCGATCTACAAATACGTTGATGCGGCCGGGCGCATCCATTTCAGCAATGTGCCGGTGAAATCCCACTACACATTTTATGCTCATGAAGCCAGTGACAAGGACCTGTCGTCCCGGTCCGTGGCCGACCTGATCAAGCGCTATGCCGTGCTCAATCATCTCGATGTCAATCTTGTGCGGGCCGTCGTGCGGGCTGAAAGCAACTATGATATTCATGCGGTTTCTTCCAAAGGCGCCATGGGCCTGATGCAATTACATCCGGAAACCGCCAAAGATCTGAAACTTTCGAATCCCTTTGATCCGTTGCAGAATATTTCCGGAGGCACCCGTTATCTGCGTCAGATGCTCGATCGCTTCAAGGGGAATCTTGATCTGGCTCTGGCGGCCTATAACGCCGGACCCAGCACCGTTGAACGGTACGGCGGTATCCCGCCATATCAGGAAACGCAGAACTATGTCGAAAAGGTCAAACAATTCCAGAAACTCTATCGCCGGAGTGATACATAA
- the nadB gene encoding L-aspartate oxidase has product MKITSDFLIIGSGIAGLSFALRVADQGTVSIVTKREIYETSTNYAQGGIATVFSEDDSFEAHAEDTMVAGAFLSHRDIVDLVVESGPKAIQDLINFGTDFTKNSDGEYDLTREGGHSHRRILHASDITGREIERALAAAVAKHPNITVYEYHCAVDLITEAKVKHRRVPDNRCLGAYVLDSKNKEVFTFGAQVTVLATGGAGKVYLYTSNPDIASGDGVAMAYRAGAAVANMEFMQFHPTTLFHPHAKSFLISEAVRGEGAILKRADGTAFMEKYHKLKDLAPRDIVARAIDNEMKTNGDDCVFLDITHKGADYIQQRFPNIYETLMKYGVDMSKEPIPVVPAAHYLCGGVKVDNHGQTEIRNLFAIGEVSCTGLHGANRLASNSLLEGAVFGERAADKAIEVVSKETFDYPSVEPWDYGSATNSDEEVVVKHNWDEIRMSMWNYVGIVRSDKRLTRALRRIQMIQEEIADYYWDFYVTTDLLELRNLATVAELIIRCALKRKESRGLHYTIDYPQTDDIHCKQDTVLRKTF; this is encoded by the coding sequence ATGAAGATCACATCTGACTTTCTCATTATCGGCAGTGGAATCGCCGGGCTTTCTTTTGCCCTGCGTGTCGCGGATCAGGGGACTGTTTCCATCGTCACCAAACGCGAAATTTACGAAACATCAACCAATTATGCCCAAGGCGGCATTGCCACGGTTTTTTCCGAAGATGACTCGTTTGAGGCCCATGCTGAAGACACCATGGTTGCCGGGGCGTTTCTGTCCCATCGTGACATTGTTGATCTGGTCGTCGAAAGCGGACCGAAAGCCATTCAGGACCTGATTAACTTTGGTACCGATTTCACCAAAAACAGTGACGGTGAATACGATCTGACCCGCGAAGGCGGCCACAGTCACCGCCGCATTCTCCACGCTTCGGATATCACCGGCCGGGAAATTGAGCGCGCGTTGGCTGCTGCCGTGGCCAAACATCCCAACATCACCGTGTATGAATATCATTGCGCCGTCGACCTGATTACTGAGGCCAAAGTCAAGCACCGCCGGGTGCCGGATAATCGCTGTCTGGGTGCCTATGTCCTCGACAGTAAAAACAAGGAAGTGTTCACGTTTGGTGCCCAGGTAACGGTTCTCGCCACGGGTGGTGCCGGCAAGGTTTATCTCTACACCTCCAACCCCGATATCGCATCCGGTGATGGTGTGGCCATGGCCTATCGTGCCGGGGCCGCGGTGGCCAATATGGAATTTATGCAATTCCACCCCACCACCCTGTTCCACCCCCACGCCAAATCATTCCTCATCTCCGAAGCGGTCCGTGGTGAAGGAGCGATTCTCAAACGGGCGGATGGGACGGCGTTTATGGAAAAATACCATAAACTCAAGGATCTCGCCCCGCGCGACATTGTTGCCCGAGCCATCGACAATGAGATGAAGACCAACGGCGATGATTGTGTGTTCCTCGATATTACCCACAAAGGCGCTGACTATATTCAGCAACGCTTTCCCAACATCTATGAAACCCTGATGAAGTACGGCGTTGACATGTCCAAAGAGCCGATCCCCGTGGTTCCGGCGGCCCATTATCTGTGCGGCGGCGTCAAAGTCGACAATCACGGTCAGACCGAAATTCGCAACCTGTTTGCCATTGGTGAAGTCTCCTGTACCGGACTGCACGGTGCCAATCGACTGGCCAGCAACAGCCTGCTTGAAGGGGCGGTTTTCGGCGAACGTGCCGCGGATAAGGCCATTGAAGTGGTCAGCAAAGAAACCTTTGACTACCCTTCCGTCGAGCCCTGGGACTACGGCAGTGCCACCAACAGTGACGAAGAGGTCGTGGTCAAGCACAACTGGGACGAAATCCGCATGAGCATGTGGAACTATGTCGGCATTGTGCGCTCGGACAAGCGTCTGACGCGCGCCCTGCGCCGCATCCAGATGATTCAGGAAGAGATTGCCGATTATTACTGGGATTTCTACGTCACCACCGATCTGCTTGAGTTGCGTAATCTGGCCACGGTGGCCGAGCTGATTATCCGCTGCGCGCTGAAACGCAAGGAAAGCCGCGGCCTGCATTACACCATCGACTATCCGCAGACGGACGACATTCACTGCAAACAAGATACGGTTTTACGTAAAACATTTTAG
- a CDS encoding chorismate mutase, with the protein MTIDDIRQEIDRLDNELLKIFNRRAELALEIGHLKKELDLPVYDPAREKRIFTKMAAANPGPLDDQAIKRLFERVIDESRTLERIKTKGR; encoded by the coding sequence GTGACGATCGATGACATCCGCCAGGAAATCGACCGCCTGGACAATGAGCTGCTGAAGATTTTCAACCGCCGCGCGGAACTGGCGCTGGAAATTGGCCATTTGAAAAAAGAACTCGACCTGCCGGTTTATGACCCGGCAAGGGAGAAACGCATTTTCACTAAGATGGCCGCAGCCAATCCGGGGCCACTGGACGATCAGGCCATCAAACGCCTGTTTGAGCGGGTGATTGACGAATCGCGGACCCTCGAACGGATTAAAACGAAAGGACGCTGA
- a CDS encoding 4Fe-4S dicluster domain-containing protein, producing MKRRTFLKITVGAAASTAGVCRSKPAKAWTSRAPTDSYGALVDLTRCIGCRKCEQACQQEHTLPAPLRPFDDPTVLDDKRRPDAMSYTVVNRYHNGRVDMDGKLIADYVKVQCMHCQDPACASACITGALSKTEHGAVHYDVNKCIGCRYCMVACPFEIPAYEYHDPVTPRVMKCTFCEQRLHEKNLPPACATICPTEAITFGKRSTLLKLARRRLKEQPGRYTQHIYGEHEVGGTSWLYLSAVPFSELGFIPLPNKPLPKLTETLQHSLFSYLWSPAVLFTLLSGLFFFNRRRQLNPHKKLEDSAGGDV from the coding sequence ATGAAGCGTCGCACCTTTTTAAAAATCACGGTCGGCGCCGCCGCATCAACAGCCGGGGTTTGCCGCAGCAAACCGGCAAAAGCCTGGACGTCCAGAGCACCGACCGACAGCTATGGAGCCCTGGTGGATCTGACCCGCTGTATCGGCTGCCGCAAATGTGAACAGGCCTGCCAGCAGGAACACACCCTACCCGCGCCGTTGCGTCCCTTTGATGATCCGACGGTCCTTGATGACAAACGGCGCCCCGATGCCATGAGCTACACCGTGGTCAACCGCTACCACAACGGCCGGGTCGACATGGACGGAAAGTTGATCGCCGACTATGTCAAAGTACAGTGCATGCACTGTCAGGACCCGGCCTGCGCTTCGGCCTGTATTACCGGCGCGCTGAGCAAAACAGAGCACGGCGCCGTCCACTACGATGTCAACAAATGCATTGGCTGCCGCTACTGTATGGTGGCCTGCCCGTTTGAGATCCCGGCGTATGAATATCACGATCCTGTGACACCGCGGGTGATGAAATGCACCTTCTGTGAACAGCGACTGCACGAAAAGAACCTGCCGCCCGCCTGTGCCACCATCTGCCCGACCGAGGCCATCACCTTCGGCAAGCGCTCGACCCTGCTGAAACTGGCCCGCCGACGCCTGAAAGAACAGCCCGGTCGCTATACTCAGCACATCTATGGTGAACACGAAGTGGGCGGCACCTCGTGGCTGTATCTGTCCGCGGTGCCGTTCAGCGAACTCGGATTTATCCCACTGCCGAACAAACCGCTGCCGAAACTGACGGAAACCCTGCAGCACAGCCTGTTCAGTTATCTGTGGTCACCGGCGGTGCTGTTCACCCTGCTGTCGGGGCTGTTCTTCTTTAACCGACGCAGGCAATTGAATCCGCACAAGAAACTTGAGGACAGCGCAGGAGGTGACGTATGA
- the hybB gene encoding NrfD/PsrC family molybdoenzyme membrane anchor subunit, translating into MSSHHHSHPHPHPYSPVALRRPLWTPGVLVMLAFMAAAAITLLVRFTSGIGAVSNLSNARPWGLWVAIDVATGVALAAGGFTTAALTHIWGHHRYEPVVRPALLTAMLGYSFVVFGLLVDIGRSWAIWKPIFFQNHHSVLFEVAMCVLVYLHVLYIEFIPIIDEGLSVALPGRPVQKLISAFNRHLERIMWVFIVAGVVLSCMHQSSLGSLMLIAPTKVHPLWYTPLLPLLFLLSAIAAGFPMVIVEATLASSSLGTDDEMAVLTPLSRFTAVLLGLYLALKISDLVWRGSWTGLFDGTVQSNAFLVEMGLGVVVPFLMLLNGNVRRSRRYLFIAALLIVGGVVLNRINVFIIAFTPPLTADHYSPALGEILITCGFVATLMFCYRLAVTYLPVLAEKKEKTS; encoded by the coding sequence ATGAGCAGCCATCACCACTCTCATCCCCATCCTCACCCCTATTCACCCGTGGCCTTGCGACGTCCCTTGTGGACGCCCGGCGTGCTGGTGATGCTGGCCTTTATGGCCGCTGCGGCGATCACGCTGCTGGTTCGCTTCACCAGCGGCATCGGTGCTGTGTCCAACCTGAGCAATGCCCGTCCGTGGGGCTTGTGGGTGGCCATTGATGTGGCCACGGGCGTGGCTCTGGCTGCCGGCGGATTTACCACGGCGGCGTTGACCCACATCTGGGGCCATCATCGCTATGAGCCGGTGGTGCGCCCTGCCCTGTTGACGGCCATGCTCGGTTACAGCTTTGTTGTTTTCGGCCTGCTGGTGGACATTGGCCGCTCCTGGGCGATCTGGAAACCCATTTTCTTTCAGAATCACCACTCGGTGCTATTTGAAGTGGCCATGTGCGTGCTGGTCTACCTGCATGTGTTGTATATCGAGTTCATACCGATCATCGATGAAGGGCTGAGTGTCGCGCTGCCGGGACGGCCAGTGCAGAAGCTTATCAGCGCGTTCAACCGTCATCTGGAACGAATCATGTGGGTGTTCATCGTTGCCGGCGTGGTGCTGTCCTGCATGCATCAATCCAGCCTCGGCTCGCTGATGCTGATTGCCCCGACCAAGGTTCACCCGCTGTGGTACACGCCGCTGCTGCCGCTGCTGTTTCTGCTCTCCGCCATTGCCGCGGGTTTTCCCATGGTGATTGTCGAAGCTACCCTGGCCAGCAGCTCTTTAGGGACCGATGACGAGATGGCGGTGCTGACGCCGTTATCCCGTTTTACCGCAGTGCTCCTCGGTCTGTATCTGGCCCTGAAAATCAGCGATTTAGTGTGGCGCGGCAGCTGGACCGGTCTGTTCGACGGCACGGTACAAAGTAACGCCTTTCTGGTCGAAATGGGATTGGGCGTGGTGGTGCCGTTTCTGATGCTGCTCAATGGCAACGTGCGCCGTTCACGACGCTACCTGTTTATCGCCGCCCTGCTGATTGTCGGCGGTGTCGTGCTCAACCGCATCAACGTGTTTATCATCGCTTTTACCCCACCGCTGACAGCGGATCATTACAGCCCGGCGCTGGGAGAGATCCTCATCACCTGTGGTTTTGTCGCCACCCTGATGTTCTGCTACCGGCTGGCCGTCACCTATCTGCCGGTGCTGGCGGAAAAAAAGGAGAAAACGTCATGA
- a CDS encoding cytochrome c3 family protein has translation MRKPTPPFQRSFFIVLLLSTTLLGNRPGLAGAPPAGWAAPGHDQAQQRSQQTVPLVEAIHREGSLRRSERLHDLGLSIKAVKTTYFYLNSPLISAVEDHYEGVRFNHGQHAAQAGDCSVCHHLRPEQDVEYSPHPETVRCSACHQKSFDPRVAERPGLKAAYHQRCIGCHKQQHAGPQVCTDCHLKQVPDHTKLVKLPDHPDALQVTAECLRCHEQQANDMLHTAHWLWRGPSPYTQDRSREVLHGKGTTALNNY, from the coding sequence ATGAGAAAACCGACGCCACCATTCCAGCGCAGCTTTTTCATTGTTTTACTCCTGAGTACGACCTTGCTCGGCAACCGGCCCGGCCTGGCCGGCGCACCACCTGCAGGCTGGGCGGCACCGGGCCACGATCAGGCCCAGCAGCGTTCTCAGCAAACGGTCCCTCTGGTCGAAGCCATTCATCGGGAAGGCAGTCTGCGTCGATCCGAGCGTTTGCATGACCTGGGGCTGTCGATCAAGGCGGTCAAAACCACCTATTTCTACCTTAACAGCCCCCTGATCAGCGCCGTGGAGGACCATTACGAAGGCGTACGCTTTAACCACGGCCAGCATGCGGCACAGGCCGGCGACTGCAGCGTCTGCCACCACCTGCGCCCGGAGCAGGATGTTGAATACAGCCCTCATCCTGAAACCGTGCGCTGTTCGGCCTGTCATCAAAAGTCCTTTGATCCCCGTGTTGCGGAACGGCCCGGCCTCAAGGCCGCCTATCACCAACGCTGCATCGGCTGCCATAAACAACAGCACGCCGGACCGCAGGTATGTACCGATTGTCACCTGAAACAAGTGCCGGATCACACCAAGCTGGTCAAATTACCGGATCATCCCGATGCCCTGCAAGTGACGGCGGAATGCCTGCGCTGTCATGAACAACAAGCCAACGACATGCTGCATACCGCCCATTGGCTGTGGCGCGGCCCCTCCCCTTACACCCAGGATCGCAGTCGCGAGGTGCTGCACGGCAAGGGGACCACAGCCCTCAACAACTACTGA